A window of Xiphophorus hellerii strain 12219 chromosome 19, Xiphophorus_hellerii-4.1, whole genome shotgun sequence contains these coding sequences:
- the zbtb8a gene encoding zinc finger and BTB domain-containing protein 8A isoform X1, protein MDMVADLGASRLYRAPGESSHQQPQRWFNTADITASHQSNLLKQLNEQRRQELFCDCSVLVEGQLFRAHRNVLFASSGYFRMLLSQGPDGLPETVNATFDVFSPETFTVILDFIYSGQLDLSSHNVIEVMSAASYLQMNSVITYCKNFIKSSLDISVKDEDSDRCHSLSETCSFTSGAGEESTEHPQQGPRSVSPPPALWTRDNSRSQSSFMGKEPEQEGVVSAIKTDPSSPANELSAETDDLHDPQDPLYTLPGSERRRGKAGTKRRAPNSIRSGQHEDLDIQEARTLKAEKAEELYATLPPIVGVIGHFNKDSNPVMRFKCPFCTHTVKRKADLKRHLRCHTGERPYPCQACNKRFTRLEHLRSHFETIHQARKLVCRKCKCQVTEETGHVVCEGTRRYRICTTCIQEVGCDDIPMDGLQTPNEEPALLLGVDGEEEGDTKRNWMVNDEDDLAEDSGADLIIQQVDDSDEEVQ, encoded by the exons GCAACCTCAGAGGTGGTTCAACACGGCCGACATCACTGCATCTCACCAGAGCAACCTTTTGAAGCAGCTAAACGAGCAGCGCCGGCAGGAGCTGTTTTGCGACTGCAGTGTGTTGGTTGAGGGCCAGCTCTTTAGGGCTCACCGGAACGTCTTGTTTGCCAGCAGCGGCTACTTCCGGATGCTGCTGTCCCAGGGGCCAGACGGGCTGCCAGAAACTGTCAACGCAACCTTCGACGTCTTCAGCCCAGAGACTTTCACCGTCATCCTGGATTTTATCTACTCCGGGCAGCTGGATCTGTCCAGTCACAATGTGATCGAGGTCATGTCCGCAGCCAGCTACTTGCAGATGAACAGTGTCATCACATACTGCAAAAACTTCATCAAATCTTCCCTGGACATTAGTGTAAAGGACGAAGACAGTGACCGCTGCCATAGCCTGTCTGAGACCTGTTCTTTCACCAGCGGAGCAGGAGAAGAGTCTACAGAGCATCCGCAGCAAGGCCCCCGCTCCGTCAGCCCACCACCTGCACTCTGGACCCGGGACAATTCCAGGTCCCAGTCCAGTTTTATGGGGAAGGAGCCAGAGCAGGAAGGTGTAGTCTCAGCGATTAAGACTGACCCAAGTAGCCCTGCTAATGAGCTCAGTGCAGAAACAGATGACCTTCATGACCCTCAGGACCCTCTGTACACACTGCCAGGATCAGAGCGCCGACGTGGGAAAGCAGGGACCAAAAGGAGAGCTCCCAACAGTATTCGTTCTGGCCAGCATGAAGACCTGGATATTCAAGAGGCGAGAACCCTAAAGGctgagaaagcagaggagctttACGCCACACTACCTCCAATTGTTGGTGTTATTGGCCACTTTAATAAAG ATTCCAACCCTGTTATGCGCTTTAAATGCCCATTTTGCACACACACTGTGAAGAGGAAGGCAGACCTGAAGCGTCACCTGCGCTGTCACACCGGAGAGAGACCGTACCCATGTCAGGCCTGCAATAAGCGCTTCACCCGCCTGGAGCACCTACGTAGCCACTTTGAGACA ATTCATCAAGCCAGGAAACTGGTGTGCAGGAAGTGCAAATGTCAGGTGACAGAGGAAACTGGGCATGTGGTGTGTGAGGGCACACGCCGCTACCGCATCTGCACCACCTGTATCCAGGAGGTGGGCTGTGATGACATACCCATGGACGGTCTGCAGACGCCCAACGAGGAGCCAGCGCTGTTATTAGGTGTGGACGGTGAGGAGGAGGGCGACACTAAGAGAAACTGGATGGTGAATGATGAAGATGATCTCGCTGAAGACTCGGGTGCAGATCTCATCATCCAGCAAGTGGATGACAGCGATGAGGAGGTGCAGTGA
- the zbtb8a gene encoding zinc finger and BTB domain-containing protein 8A isoform X2, with product MFKRQPQRWFNTADITASHQSNLLKQLNEQRRQELFCDCSVLVEGQLFRAHRNVLFASSGYFRMLLSQGPDGLPETVNATFDVFSPETFTVILDFIYSGQLDLSSHNVIEVMSAASYLQMNSVITYCKNFIKSSLDISVKDEDSDRCHSLSETCSFTSGAGEESTEHPQQGPRSVSPPPALWTRDNSRSQSSFMGKEPEQEGVVSAIKTDPSSPANELSAETDDLHDPQDPLYTLPGSERRRGKAGTKRRAPNSIRSGQHEDLDIQEARTLKAEKAEELYATLPPIVGVIGHFNKDSNPVMRFKCPFCTHTVKRKADLKRHLRCHTGERPYPCQACNKRFTRLEHLRSHFETIHQARKLVCRKCKCQVTEETGHVVCEGTRRYRICTTCIQEVGCDDIPMDGLQTPNEEPALLLGVDGEEEGDTKRNWMVNDEDDLAEDSGADLIIQQVDDSDEEVQ from the exons GCAACCTCAGAGGTGGTTCAACACGGCCGACATCACTGCATCTCACCAGAGCAACCTTTTGAAGCAGCTAAACGAGCAGCGCCGGCAGGAGCTGTTTTGCGACTGCAGTGTGTTGGTTGAGGGCCAGCTCTTTAGGGCTCACCGGAACGTCTTGTTTGCCAGCAGCGGCTACTTCCGGATGCTGCTGTCCCAGGGGCCAGACGGGCTGCCAGAAACTGTCAACGCAACCTTCGACGTCTTCAGCCCAGAGACTTTCACCGTCATCCTGGATTTTATCTACTCCGGGCAGCTGGATCTGTCCAGTCACAATGTGATCGAGGTCATGTCCGCAGCCAGCTACTTGCAGATGAACAGTGTCATCACATACTGCAAAAACTTCATCAAATCTTCCCTGGACATTAGTGTAAAGGACGAAGACAGTGACCGCTGCCATAGCCTGTCTGAGACCTGTTCTTTCACCAGCGGAGCAGGAGAAGAGTCTACAGAGCATCCGCAGCAAGGCCCCCGCTCCGTCAGCCCACCACCTGCACTCTGGACCCGGGACAATTCCAGGTCCCAGTCCAGTTTTATGGGGAAGGAGCCAGAGCAGGAAGGTGTAGTCTCAGCGATTAAGACTGACCCAAGTAGCCCTGCTAATGAGCTCAGTGCAGAAACAGATGACCTTCATGACCCTCAGGACCCTCTGTACACACTGCCAGGATCAGAGCGCCGACGTGGGAAAGCAGGGACCAAAAGGAGAGCTCCCAACAGTATTCGTTCTGGCCAGCATGAAGACCTGGATATTCAAGAGGCGAGAACCCTAAAGGctgagaaagcagaggagctttACGCCACACTACCTCCAATTGTTGGTGTTATTGGCCACTTTAATAAAG ATTCCAACCCTGTTATGCGCTTTAAATGCCCATTTTGCACACACACTGTGAAGAGGAAGGCAGACCTGAAGCGTCACCTGCGCTGTCACACCGGAGAGAGACCGTACCCATGTCAGGCCTGCAATAAGCGCTTCACCCGCCTGGAGCACCTACGTAGCCACTTTGAGACA ATTCATCAAGCCAGGAAACTGGTGTGCAGGAAGTGCAAATGTCAGGTGACAGAGGAAACTGGGCATGTGGTGTGTGAGGGCACACGCCGCTACCGCATCTGCACCACCTGTATCCAGGAGGTGGGCTGTGATGACATACCCATGGACGGTCTGCAGACGCCCAACGAGGAGCCAGCGCTGTTATTAGGTGTGGACGGTGAGGAGGAGGGCGACACTAAGAGAAACTGGATGGTGAATGATGAAGATGATCTCGCTGAAGACTCGGGTGCAGATCTCATCATCCAGCAAGTGGATGACAGCGATGAGGAGGTGCAGTGA